A single Carnobacterium inhibens subsp. inhibens DSM 13024 DNA region contains:
- the mgtE gene encoding magnesium transporter gives MKEEQIEFEEQIKQLKEYLDAEDINQFRDHFLELHVYEQSQVYLSLSDEERLRGYNFLSPKEMADMFEILEEEEESVEKYLEEMNPQYAADMLSEMYRDNAVDMLNQLDPATIKKYLSLMPAEDADGIRRLLKYEDDTAGSIMTTEYISIFANQTIKSAMSILKRKAPEAETIYYVYVVDSNRRLVGVISLRDLIVHEDDEMIFDIMGDRLVSVNVNDDQRDVARTIQDYDFLAIPVVDNEERLIGIITVDDIIDVINDEAASDYSGLAGVDVEEKSENPFVVASKRLPWLIILLFLGIGTSTLISNFEEMISEASILAVFISLITGTAGNAGTQSLAVAVRKLADNDENKRNFGKLILSEISSGLITGVVTGVTIFLAVGIWQQNFVLGLVIGIAMLAAITIANLAGSFIPILMEKIGFDPAVASGPFITTLTDLTSVLIYFNIAALFMNYLT, from the coding sequence TTGAAAGAGGAACAAATTGAATTTGAAGAACAAATAAAACAATTAAAAGAGTATCTAGATGCTGAGGACATCAATCAATTTAGAGACCACTTTTTAGAATTACATGTGTATGAACAAAGTCAGGTTTATTTATCTTTATCAGATGAGGAACGATTAAGAGGATATAATTTTCTTTCTCCTAAAGAAATGGCAGATATGTTTGAGATTCTTGAGGAAGAGGAAGAATCAGTTGAAAAGTATCTGGAAGAAATGAACCCTCAATATGCTGCAGATATGCTAAGCGAAATGTACCGAGATAATGCTGTAGATATGTTGAATCAATTAGACCCTGCTACCATTAAAAAATATTTGAGTTTAATGCCAGCAGAAGATGCGGATGGCATTAGAAGATTATTGAAATATGAAGACGATACTGCTGGTTCTATCATGACTACTGAGTATATTTCAATTTTTGCTAATCAAACTATAAAATCAGCGATGTCAATTTTAAAAAGAAAAGCACCAGAAGCTGAAACAATTTATTATGTATATGTTGTGGACTCAAATAGAAGATTAGTGGGAGTTATTTCATTAAGAGACTTAATTGTTCATGAAGATGATGAAATGATTTTCGATATTATGGGTGATCGGTTAGTATCAGTAAATGTTAATGATGATCAAAGAGATGTTGCTCGTACGATACAAGATTATGACTTTTTAGCTATTCCAGTTGTGGATAATGAAGAAAGATTAATTGGTATTATTACGGTAGATGATATTATTGATGTAATTAATGATGAAGCAGCCAGCGATTACTCTGGTTTAGCTGGAGTCGATGTTGAAGAGAAATCTGAGAATCCCTTTGTTGTGGCTTCAAAAAGACTTCCATGGTTGATCATTTTATTATTCCTAGGTATTGGAACATCTACTTTGATTAGTAATTTTGAAGAAATGATCAGCGAAGCAAGTATTTTAGCAGTTTTTATTTCGCTGATAACAGGAACTGCGGGGAACGCAGGAACTCAATCACTCGCCGTAGCTGTTAGGAAATTAGCGGATAACGATGAAAATAAAAGGAACTTTGGGAAACTCATTTTAAGCGAAATTTCATCAGGATTGATTACCGGTGTCGTAACAGGTGTTACTATTTTCTTAGCAGTAGGAATTTGGCAACAAAATTTTGTGTTGGGATTAGTCATAGGTATAGCGATGTTAGCAGCTATAACGATTGCTAATCTTGCTGGAAGCTTTATTCCTATCTTAATGGAAAAAATAGGATTTGACCCTGCAGTTGCAAGTGGTCCATTTATTACAACACTTACAGATTTAACTAGTGTCTTAATTTACTTTAATATAGCTGCATTATTTATGAATTACCTAACTTAA